In Methanobacteriaceae archaeon, the following proteins share a genomic window:
- a CDS encoding GMC family oxidoreductase N-terminal domain-containing protein, whose protein sequence is MRAIVVGSGAGGATVARELSQNGMEVIILESGGDFKPFTRRLSWSEPLRKIGLMGNEKTITKLFPYLETSRSSKELVLVRGRGTGGSTVLSCGNMVRTDQGLEEIGLDLESEFKELEDLINVKEFPYKRWRPLTQEMFKSAEKMGLNPQATPKAMDTAKCVSCGLCELGCSSNSRWDSRRFLEDALKHGTILKTKSPVKKLLLEKGKVKGVEIKSGISSKELKADLVVLAAGGIGTAQILKASGLPAKDNLWADIVITLGGISSGAKMIKEPPMAWYSQQKDYIISPYVDILSHWFHKPWKNVSINDRVGMMVKLADLEEGSVFEDGKVQKEISSDDKQKMNAAIAQVQKIMENSGVSGPYIQGMYNGGHLGGTVPLEKADVGAMKPHYLPEGLWVGDLSLAPRSQGMPTILLAAALGLKVARKILENNAP, encoded by the coding sequence ATGCGAGCTATTGTTGTGGGTAGTGGGGCTGGAGGGGCTACTGTTGCCCGTGAATTATCCCAAAATGGAATGGAAGTAATTATACTGGAATCTGGGGGCGATTTTAAGCCATTTACCCGCCGATTATCTTGGAGTGAGCCACTTCGAAAGATCGGGCTCATGGGAAATGAAAAAACAATAACTAAATTATTTCCTTATTTAGAAACAAGCCGTTCCAGCAAAGAACTGGTGCTGGTCAGGGGTCGAGGTACCGGAGGATCTACCGTTCTTTCCTGTGGAAATATGGTTCGGACTGATCAGGGCCTGGAGGAGATAGGTCTGGATCTGGAAAGTGAATTTAAAGAACTGGAAGATTTGATTAATGTAAAAGAATTTCCCTACAAAAGATGGCGTCCTTTAACTCAGGAAATGTTTAAAAGCGCTGAAAAAATGGGTTTAAATCCTCAAGCAACTCCTAAAGCCATGGACACTGCAAAATGTGTTTCTTGTGGACTTTGTGAATTAGGATGCTCAAGCAACTCCCGATGGGATTCCAGAAGATTCTTAGAAGATGCACTGAAACATGGAACAATTTTAAAAACAAAATCACCTGTTAAAAAACTTTTATTAGAAAAAGGAAAAGTTAAAGGAGTAGAGATAAAATCCGGAATTTCTTCAAAAGAACTGAAGGCCGATTTGGTGGTTCTCGCGGCCGGCGGTATTGGTACTGCTCAGATATTAAAAGCTTCCGGCCTACCTGCTAAGGACAATCTATGGGCCGATATTGTAATAACCCTCGGAGGTATTTCTTCTGGGGCTAAAATGATTAAAGAACCCCCCATGGCATGGTACTCTCAGCAAAAAGATTATATCATATCCCCTTATGTAGATATATTGTCCCATTGGTTCCATAAACCCTGGAAAAATGTTTCTATTAATGATCGAGTGGGTATGATGGTTAAACTGGCAGATCTGGAAGAAGGATCTGTTTTTGAGGATGGAAAGGTTCAAAAAGAAATCTCCTCTGATGATAAACAGAAAATGAATGCCGCTATTGCTCAGGTCCAGAAAATAATGGAAAATTCTGGTGTTTCAGGCCCATATATTCAGGGAATGTACAATGGAGGTCACCTAGGAGGTACTGTCCCTCTGGAAAAAGCAGATGTAGGTGCAATGAAGCCACACTATTTACCTGAAGGATTATGGGTGGGAGATCTATCACTGGCACCTCGTTCTCAAGGTATGCCCACCATATTACTGGCCGCAGCTTTAGGTCTCAAAGTAGCGCGTAAAATCCTGGAAAATAATGCACCATGA
- the glmM gene encoding phosphoglucosamine mutase, which yields MKRLFGTFGVRRLANEVLNPEFASKLAAAYGTVIQGKVAVGGDPRTTTPMIKHAVIAGLLSSGCDVVDLGILPTPAAQYAVRNYYNGGIIITASHNPPQYNGIKFVDEDGIGIHDEMEIKIEDMFFNDNPKRVGWDEIGEVTVNERIIEEYQEEVLKRLDLESIKKANLKVVVDCGSGAACFTAPYLIRKLGCDVLSLNCQPDGFFPGRDPEPIKDNLTELIEVVKATGANLGLAHDGDADRTICIDENGEFVLGDKTFALVEKQMLKENDGGLVVTTVATSTAIYDVAKENNGEVIATAVGDLLVARKLKEEDGLFGGEENGGLIFPDFVYGRDAALSAAKIIEIMAKEDKPLSELVAELPVYYSEKMKIKCPDDLKKEVMDNIAEEIANDPRGYELDTTDGVKIFTEDGWVIIRPSGTEPIFRCFSESDSQDKATEMAQWGISLVEKYLK from the coding sequence ATGAAAAGATTATTCGGTACTTTTGGAGTTAGAAGACTTGCAAATGAGGTTTTAAACCCGGAATTCGCGTCAAAGCTAGCAGCGGCATATGGAACAGTTATTCAAGGAAAAGTAGCGGTGGGTGGAGATCCCAGAACGACTACTCCTATGATTAAACACGCAGTAATTGCCGGATTATTATCTTCTGGATGTGATGTGGTGGATTTAGGTATTTTACCAACACCTGCGGCCCAATATGCAGTACGTAATTATTATAACGGTGGAATAATAATTACGGCTTCTCACAACCCCCCACAATATAATGGAATAAAATTCGTAGATGAAGATGGTATTGGGATTCACGATGAGATGGAAATTAAAATTGAAGACATGTTCTTCAATGATAATCCTAAAAGAGTGGGCTGGGATGAAATTGGGGAAGTAACTGTTAATGAAAGGATAATTGAAGAGTATCAAGAAGAAGTTCTGAAAAGATTGGATTTAGAATCAATTAAAAAGGCCAACCTAAAAGTAGTAGTGGACTGTGGGTCTGGAGCGGCCTGTTTCACAGCACCATACTTGATTAGAAAACTGGGATGTGATGTTTTATCCTTAAATTGCCAACCAGATGGTTTCTTCCCAGGCAGAGACCCGGAACCAATAAAAGACAATCTTACAGAACTAATTGAAGTGGTGAAGGCCACTGGAGCAAATTTGGGACTGGCTCATGATGGGGACGCTGATAGAACCATTTGTATTGATGAAAATGGGGAATTCGTACTGGGAGATAAGACTTTTGCCCTGGTAGAAAAGCAAATGCTTAAGGAAAATGACGGTGGCCTGGTGGTAACCACTGTAGCCACATCTACGGCTATTTATGATGTGGCTAAGGAAAATAATGGTGAAGTCATTGCTACTGCAGTGGGTGACTTACTGGTAGCGAGAAAGCTCAAAGAAGAAGATGGTCTATTTGGTGGAGAAGAAAATGGTGGATTAATCTTCCCTGACTTTGTTTATGGTCGAGATGCTGCCCTTTCTGCCGCTAAGATAATTGAAATCATGGCCAAAGAAGATAAACCACTTTCTGAGCTGGTAGCGGAATTACCGGTTTATTATTCAGAGAAGATGAAAATTAAATGTCCAGATGACCTTAAAAAAGAAGTAATGGACAACATTGCCGAAGAAATTGCCAATGACCCTCGCGGATATGAACTGGACACCACTGATGGTGTTAAAATATTCACTGAGGATGGCTGGGTAATTATACGGCCTTCTGGAACTGAACCAATATTCAGGTGCTTTTCAGAATCTGATTCTCAGGACAAGGCCACTGAAATGGCCCAGTGGGGAATTTCTCTGGTGGAGAAGTACTTAAAATAA
- a CDS encoding DNA-binding protein, producing the protein MDDKKIFKMALIFSIIGIVGMIAFAGQISPYKLKISEINQGTMDKEVTVECYVEEVKKALKSDTYFLKVNDGTGKITVVIFEGTTHEMQKIGFSPMNTNKFRIRVIGTVTQYNGAFELILKDQNSIKIL; encoded by the coding sequence ATGGATGATAAAAAAATATTTAAAATGGCACTCATATTCTCTATAATTGGTATAGTGGGCATGATCGCTTTTGCAGGCCAAATAAGTCCTTATAAACTTAAAATTAGTGAGATTAATCAGGGAACCATGGATAAAGAGGTTACTGTGGAGTGTTATGTGGAAGAGGTTAAAAAAGCCTTAAAAAGCGATACTTATTTTTTAAAGGTTAATGATGGCACTGGCAAAATTACCGTGGTAATCTTTGAAGGAACTACTCATGAAATGCAAAAAATAGGATTTAGCCCTATGAACACTAATAAATTTAGAATAAGAGTAATTGGAACTGTTACTCAATATAATGGGGCTTTTGAACTGATATTAAAAGATCAAAACTCTATTAAAATATTGTGA
- a CDS encoding ATP-dependent DNA ligase encodes MKYERLVDVYQALDSTTKRLEKTEILSDFFSDIHPKLLPIVTLMALGRVFPVWSEEELGIGSKLLMKAISSVVGVTPEEVEDQVRDQGDIGAASEVLFKKRTQTTFFSQPLTIEMVYNNLRKISSVSGNRAQSRKMNIIRELLSLASPLEAKYITRTILEELRVGVGEGTIRDAISQAFGVKKEVLDRAHMLTNDLGLVAQVTMEEGEEGLKKLTLKPGKPVKPMLAQLAPGIKESIEEMGRAYCETKYDGIRVQIHRKGHEVMVFTRRLENISNAVPDIIEYIENALPQQDFIVEGEIIVTKDGKPISFQYILQRVRRKYDIEKVMEEVPLTLYLFDVLYFNEPLIDAPLEMRRDVLESIVKLSENKIQLSRQVKVTMENVEDAEYLFTDSLNKGHEGIMIKDPNEPYIPGIRGKKMLKFKAEPESLDLVVVGGTYGKGKRAHFIGSYLMALSDESGDLKTIAHVATGLDDKTLLELSQRMDEIIQESKGRRVKVKPHIILEIAYSEIVKSPEYESGYSLRFPVVKRIRDDLSLDDIDTVARVESMFKG; translated from the coding sequence ATTAAATATGAACGTTTGGTTGATGTTTATCAAGCTTTAGACTCAACTACAAAAAGACTAGAAAAAACTGAAATTCTATCCGATTTTTTTTCAGACATACATCCAAAATTACTTCCTATAGTAACTTTAATGGCATTGGGTAGAGTATTTCCAGTTTGGAGTGAAGAAGAACTAGGTATTGGTTCTAAACTCCTTATGAAGGCCATTTCTTCTGTGGTAGGAGTGACTCCGGAAGAGGTAGAAGATCAAGTTAGGGATCAGGGGGATATCGGTGCTGCCAGTGAAGTTTTATTTAAAAAAAGAACTCAAACCACATTCTTTTCCCAACCACTTACTATTGAAATGGTTTATAATAATCTGAGAAAAATATCTTCAGTGTCAGGAAACAGGGCTCAATCAAGAAAAATGAACATAATTAGAGAGCTTTTATCACTTGCTTCACCACTAGAAGCTAAATACATAACTAGAACAATTTTAGAAGAACTAAGGGTGGGCGTAGGTGAAGGGACTATACGAGATGCTATTTCCCAAGCTTTCGGAGTTAAGAAAGAGGTACTTGATCGGGCACATATGCTAACCAATGATCTGGGTCTGGTGGCCCAGGTTACTATGGAGGAAGGTGAAGAAGGCCTTAAGAAACTTACTTTAAAACCTGGAAAACCAGTTAAACCTATGCTGGCCCAGTTAGCACCAGGTATTAAAGAAAGTATTGAAGAAATGGGCCGTGCATATTGTGAGACTAAATATGATGGTATCAGGGTTCAAATCCATAGAAAAGGCCACGAAGTCATGGTTTTCACCAGGAGACTGGAAAATATAAGTAATGCAGTTCCAGATATTATCGAATATATTGAAAACGCACTCCCCCAGCAGGATTTCATTGTAGAAGGAGAGATAATTGTTACCAAAGATGGAAAGCCCATTTCCTTCCAGTATATTCTGCAAAGGGTTAGAAGAAAATATGATATTGAAAAAGTCATGGAGGAAGTCCCCCTAACACTTTACTTATTTGATGTTCTCTACTTTAATGAACCACTTATTGATGCCCCATTGGAAATGAGGAGAGATGTTCTGGAATCTATTGTGAAATTAAGTGAAAACAAGATTCAATTAAGTCGACAAGTAAAGGTGACTATGGAAAATGTGGAAGACGCAGAATACTTGTTCACTGACTCTTTAAATAAAGGGCACGAGGGTATAATGATAAAAGATCCTAATGAACCCTATATTCCGGGCATCAGAGGTAAAAAAATGCTTAAATTCAAGGCAGAACCAGAATCACTGGACCTGGTGGTGGTTGGGGGTACCTATGGTAAGGGTAAACGAGCTCACTTCATAGGATCTTATTTAATGGCTCTCAGTGATGAATCTGGTGATTTAAAGACTATTGCTCATGTGGCCACTGGTTTGGACGATAAAACTCTTTTGGAACTTTCTCAGAGGATGGATGAAATTATTCAGGAGAGCAAAGGACGGCGGGTAAAGGTAAAACCACATATTATTCTGGAGATAGCTTACAGTGAGATTGTTAAGAGCCCAGAATACGAGAGTGGATATTCTCTTCGGTTTCCGGTTGTTAAAAGAATTAGGGATGATTTAAGTCTGGATGACATTGATACGGTGGCCCGGGTGGAATCCATGTTCAAGGGATGA
- a CDS encoding DUF1724 domain-containing protein encodes MNRALGLYDDVKGDMKFFVNSDVRSKILLSLREKPKDLPILRSELDFSSSTILHGIYQLEDKNFVFKNSGLYYLSQMGKLAAIKLVNLMKSFSSMNKLESLFLNHEIEVIPPHLLEGIDNLEQGQIIESKLQNLMGPHKAISDRILNSKEISLISSVFFPEYMDLLKDSNSLKKNVNLIMTDNVCDILLNQYMDDLNNLDNSKINIWKIEDSLKLSFALADDFIALGLFLENGVYDSNRFLISEGKESLNWGNRLFNHYLEQANEFKL; translated from the coding sequence ATGAATAGAGCATTAGGTTTATATGACGATGTAAAAGGTGATATGAAATTTTTTGTAAATTCGGATGTTCGATCCAAGATATTACTGAGTTTACGGGAAAAACCTAAAGATTTACCTATTTTGAGAAGCGAACTAGATTTTAGCTCTTCCACCATACTCCATGGAATCTATCAATTAGAAGACAAGAATTTTGTTTTTAAGAATTCTGGACTTTATTATCTCTCTCAGATGGGAAAGCTCGCCGCTATAAAGTTAGTTAATCTAATGAAGTCATTTTCATCCATGAATAAATTGGAAAGTCTTTTCTTAAATCACGAAATTGAAGTTATACCTCCTCATCTTTTAGAGGGTATAGATAATTTAGAACAAGGTCAAATAATTGAATCAAAGCTCCAAAATTTAATGGGCCCTCACAAAGCAATTTCAGACAGGATATTGAATTCTAAAGAAATTAGCCTAATATCCTCTGTATTTTTTCCAGAGTATATGGATTTATTAAAAGATTCAAACTCTTTAAAAAAGAATGTTAATTTAATCATGACTGATAATGTATGTGATATTCTTTTAAATCAATATATGGATGATTTAAATAATTTAGACAATTCTAAGATAAATATATGGAAAATTGAAGATTCTCTGAAACTTTCGTTTGCCCTGGCCGATGATTTTATAGCATTAGGCCTTTTTTTAGAAAATGGAGTATATGATTCAAATCGATTTTTAATCAGTGAAGGTAAGGAATCATTAAATTGGGGAAACAGATTATTTAATCACTACCTTGAGCAAGCAAATGAATTTAAATTATAG
- a CDS encoding ferredoxin-thioredoxin reductase catalytic domain-containing protein produces the protein MSSSEPDDSLVEDYYKKLKQEAEISGYHLNPDEEFTKELLSSILVNQQRYGYGACPCRLASGKNEEDLDLICPCDYRDPDLDEYGACYCGLYVSGEILRGEKELRSIPERRPTLEERKENAGQFSDIGISASALPFPVWRCRVCGYLCARDEPPEVCPICKVGKERFERFL, from the coding sequence ATGAGTTCCAGTGAACCCGACGATTCTCTGGTGGAAGATTATTATAAAAAACTTAAACAAGAGGCCGAAATATCAGGTTATCATCTCAATCCCGATGAAGAATTCACCAAGGAGCTTTTATCCAGCATATTAGTAAATCAACAGCGTTATGGTTATGGGGCTTGCCCATGTCGCCTGGCTTCAGGTAAGAATGAAGAAGATCTGGATTTAATTTGCCCATGCGATTATCGTGATCCTGATTTGGATGAATACGGGGCGTGTTATTGTGGTCTATATGTTTCTGGCGAAATTTTAAGGGGTGAAAAGGAATTAAGATCTATTCCTGAGAGAAGACCTACTTTGGAAGAGCGCAAAGAAAACGCAGGCCAGTTCTCAGATATTGGAATTTCTGCATCTGCTTTACCATTTCCGGTCTGGAGATGTAGGGTTTGTGGGTATTTATGTGCACGTGATGAACCTCCAGAAGTTTGTCCTATTTGTAAAGTGGGCAAAGAACGTTTTGAAAGGTTTTTGTAA
- a CDS encoding glutaredoxin family protein — MKLEHVDGEKKGEILLFALSTCGWCKKTRLLLEELGVDYDYVYVDLTEGDERNKVIENLKKWNTSLSFPTLVVNNDKSIVGFDKASIEEALG, encoded by the coding sequence ATGAAGTTAGAACATGTTGATGGTGAGAAAAAAGGAGAAATCCTCCTATTTGCCTTAAGCACCTGTGGATGGTGCAAAAAAACAAGACTTCTATTAGAAGAGCTAGGGGTAGATTATGATTATGTTTACGTGGACTTAACTGAGGGTGATGAGAGAAATAAAGTCATAGAAAATCTTAAAAAATGGAATACTTCTTTATCGTTCCCCACCCTGGTTGTAAATAATGACAAATCAATTGTAGGTTTTGATAAGGCGTCTATTGAGGAGGCATTGGGATGA
- the thiC gene encoding phosphomethylpyrimidine synthase — MTQMEQAKKGHITPEMQEVARIEDIDIQKLIRGLSDGRIVIPRNVNRESTPCAVGEGLSTKINANVGSSSEMEDIDLELEKALVAVQYGAHAVMDLSTGPGIKEIRNAILKSIDVPIGTVPIYEAGVAARSRGETVIDMTEEDMFRAVENQAKDGVDFMTLHCGITKDTVDKLIRAERVMGVVSRGGAFLASWIKHNGQENPLYENYEYLLEIAYEHDVTLSLGDGLRPGCLSDATDIPQIQELITLGDLVQKARDADVQCMVEGPGHVPLDQIAANMKIQKTICKGAPFYVLGPIVTDMAPGYDHITSAIGGAIAASSGADFLCYVTPAEHLTIPSIEDVKEGVIASKIAAQAADVSLGLKSAWENEKKMSHARRNFDWEKQFELAFDPEKPKKFRKECPVEEDDMCAMCGEYCALRLARDDF; from the coding sequence TTGACACAGATGGAACAAGCAAAAAAAGGCCATATAACTCCAGAAATGCAAGAAGTGGCTAGAATCGAAGATATAGATATTCAAAAGCTTATCCGAGGTTTATCAGATGGCCGTATCGTAATACCTCGTAATGTAAACCGTGAATCGACTCCATGTGCTGTGGGTGAAGGTTTAAGCACTAAAATTAATGCTAATGTAGGTTCTTCTTCAGAAATGGAAGATATTGATCTGGAATTGGAAAAAGCACTGGTGGCCGTACAGTACGGAGCTCACGCGGTAATGGATTTAAGCACTGGCCCAGGAATTAAAGAGATCAGGAATGCCATATTAAAATCTATTGATGTTCCTATTGGAACGGTGCCTATTTATGAGGCAGGCGTAGCAGCAAGATCCCGTGGGGAAACCGTAATTGACATGACGGAAGAGGATATGTTCCGTGCGGTGGAAAACCAGGCCAAAGATGGTGTGGACTTCATGACCTTACACTGTGGAATTACTAAAGACACGGTTGATAAATTGATCCGTGCTGAGAGAGTAATGGGTGTTGTTAGTAGGGGTGGGGCCTTTTTAGCTTCCTGGATTAAACATAATGGGCAGGAAAATCCTTTATATGAAAATTATGAATATTTATTGGAAATCGCATATGAGCACGATGTTACTTTGAGTTTGGGCGATGGATTACGTCCAGGATGTCTTTCTGATGCTACAGATATTCCTCAAATACAGGAACTAATTACTCTGGGAGATTTAGTTCAAAAAGCAAGAGATGCTGATGTACAGTGTATGGTGGAAGGCCCAGGACATGTTCCACTGGACCAAATTGCGGCCAATATGAAAATTCAAAAAACAATATGCAAAGGAGCTCCTTTCTATGTTTTAGGCCCTATTGTCACGGATATGGCCCCAGGTTATGATCATATTACTTCTGCTATTGGTGGGGCCATTGCTGCTTCATCAGGGGCTGACTTTTTATGCTATGTGACTCCTGCCGAGCATCTGACCATTCCGAGTATTGAAGATGTTAAAGAAGGAGTAATTGCTTCTAAAATCGCAGCACAAGCCGCTGATGTTTCTTTAGGTCTTAAATCTGCTTGGGAAAATGAGAAAAAAATGTCTCATGCCCGGCGAAACTTTGACTGGGAAAAACAGTTTGAGCTGGCATTTGACCCTGAGAAACCTAAAAAGTTTAGAAAAGAATGTCCAGTTGAAGAAGATGATATGTGTGCCATGTGTGGGGAATATTGTGCTCTTAGACTGGCTAGGGATGACTTTTAG
- a CDS encoding CBS domain-containing protein: MIRNLHAHDVMITEVVVSAPEDLVAAANLKMVRANIGGVPIVKDEKLIGLITHRDILLAGGEALKLKVEDLMSKDLVVVNKDTHLKDISKIMADTGYQRIPVVKGDKLIGLITQSCIIRAVADYLD, from the coding sequence ATGATAAGAAATTTGCATGCCCATGACGTCATGATAACTGAAGTTGTGGTTTCAGCCCCAGAAGACCTGGTTGCTGCTGCTAATCTTAAAATGGTGCGTGCCAACATAGGTGGCGTCCCAATAGTTAAGGACGAAAAGTTAATTGGTCTCATAACCCATAGAGATATCCTTTTAGCCGGAGGAGAAGCATTAAAACTTAAAGTAGAAGATTTAATGAGTAAAGATCTAGTTGTGGTTAATAAAGACACTCACCTTAAAGACATCAGTAAAATTATGGCCGATACAGGGTATCAACGCATTCCAGTAGTTAAAGGCGATAAGTTAATTGGTTTAATAACACAAAGCTGCATTATAAGAGCTGTAGCAGATTATCTTGATTGA
- a CDS encoding DUF2099 family protein, with the protein MDEHIIEAMGKTKIIVKDGKVVDVGDPQIDYCPLFHKYRGIEKLDSESIKENIEFRINDFGMCSPERNLKMKDFLSFGISETISTLLEEKIVDCAVIVCDGAGTVLITDPEEVQGIGGRISGFMTTSPIPKVIETLGESKVLDPAKASINQIEGTKKAIDKGFKNIAVTIASSEDAEKLRELEKSVNGVNIYIFAVHVTGISEKEAHKLFDYSDVITACASKPIREIGEKKSLLKVGESIPIFAATENGKKFLLRRVEKIGGLKAKKNARSPEPLI; encoded by the coding sequence ATGGACGAACACATTATTGAAGCTATGGGGAAGACCAAAATCATTGTTAAAGATGGAAAAGTTGTGGATGTGGGAGATCCTCAAATTGATTACTGCCCTTTATTTCACAAGTATAGGGGAATAGAGAAACTCGACTCAGAATCCATAAAAGAGAATATTGAGTTTAGAATCAATGATTTTGGAATGTGCAGCCCTGAGCGAAACCTTAAAATGAAAGATTTTTTATCTTTTGGTATTTCAGAGACCATATCTACTCTTTTGGAGGAGAAAATAGTTGATTGTGCTGTAATAGTATGTGATGGTGCAGGAACGGTATTGATAACTGATCCGGAAGAAGTTCAGGGCATAGGGGGCCGTATATCTGGATTTATGACTACCAGTCCAATTCCTAAGGTTATAGAAACTCTGGGTGAAAGTAAAGTGTTGGATCCCGCAAAAGCATCTATTAATCAAATCGAAGGCACAAAAAAAGCAATTGATAAAGGTTTTAAAAACATTGCAGTTACTATTGCTTCTTCTGAGGATGCTGAAAAGCTTAGAGAATTGGAAAAATCTGTAAATGGGGTAAATATTTACATTTTCGCGGTCCATGTGACTGGAATATCTGAAAAAGAGGCCCATAAACTTTTTGATTACTCCGATGTAATTACTGCTTGTGCTTCTAAACCTATTAGAGAAATTGGAGAAAAAAAGTCACTCTTAAAGGTGGGTGAATCTATTCCTATTTTTGCTGCCACTGAAAATGGAAAAAAATTCCTTTTAAGAAGAGTAGAAAAAATTGGTGGATTGAAGGCCAAAAAGAATGCCCGAAGCCCGGAACCATTGATATAA
- a CDS encoding AIM24 family protein: MTKYSINEFVYNTAEKEDAGKELFELENDYTLYVNLNGKVWVKLGSMIAYAGDIRFKKESSLEGGVSKFLKKAVTGEGAHMMEANGYGNLYLADDGKRIAILKLNNEKIYVNGNDVMAFEESIDWDISMMKGSGSSLAGNLFNMKLQGTGMVAITTHYTPLTLIVTPDRPVYTDPNATVAWSGTLKPEIKTDISFKSLTGRGSGEEFQMKFEGEGFVVVQPFEEITPIK; this comes from the coding sequence ATGACTAAGTATTCCATAAATGAATTTGTTTATAATACCGCAGAAAAAGAAGATGCTGGAAAAGAATTGTTTGAACTTGAAAACGATTATACCCTCTATGTAAATTTAAATGGTAAAGTCTGGGTCAAATTAGGATCCATGATTGCCTATGCTGGAGATATAAGGTTCAAAAAAGAAAGTAGCCTAGAAGGAGGAGTTAGTAAATTCCTTAAAAAAGCCGTCACCGGAGAAGGAGCCCACATGATGGAAGCCAACGGATATGGTAACCTTTATCTAGCTGATGACGGTAAAAGAATAGCCATTTTAAAATTAAATAATGAAAAAATATACGTCAATGGAAACGACGTTATGGCCTTTGAAGAAAGCATTGACTGGGACATCAGCATGATGAAAGGCTCCGGTAGTTCTTTAGCTGGTAATTTATTTAACATGAAATTACAGGGCACTGGAATGGTGGCCATTACTACCCATTACACCCCATTAACCTTAATTGTGACACCAGATAGGCCAGTTTACACTGACCCTAATGCCACTGTGGCCTGGTCCGGAACATTAAAACCAGAGATAAAAACAGATATAAGTTTCAAATCATTAACTGGACGTGGAAGTGGAGAAGAATTCCAGATGAAATTCGAAGGCGAAGGTTTTGTAGTTGTTCAACCTTTTGAAGAAATTACTCCCATAAAATAA
- a CDS encoding HesA/MoeB/ThiF family protein translates to MPKRYEGMAYWEIVSRQMSIVSKNQQERFKDSKITVIGCGGIGGAAIEILARMGVGHIKIVDKDSFDVSNINRQLMSSFYSVGKSKTHVTQETIQSINPFIEVEVFEGELNESNVEKIIEDSDLVIDALDNLVSRIILNRQARELEIPFIHGAIHGTMGQLCVFNNETPSYEELFKLPSQNKELSPEVIAEVLKLSQDIPPVLGPVPNIVGCLQASEAFKIITGKGKVILAPKVLNFDLMRGEPFSMIEL, encoded by the coding sequence ATGCCAAAAAGATACGAAGGAATGGCCTACTGGGAAATAGTAAGTCGGCAAATGAGTATTGTGAGTAAAAATCAGCAAGAGAGGTTTAAAGATTCTAAAATAACTGTAATCGGTTGTGGAGGAATTGGGGGAGCCGCCATTGAAATACTGGCCCGTATGGGTGTAGGCCATATAAAAATTGTGGACAAAGACTCATTTGATGTATCTAATATCAACCGCCAGCTTATGAGCAGCTTTTACAGTGTAGGAAAATCTAAAACCCATGTTACTCAAGAAACCATTCAGTCCATAAATCCATTTATTGAAGTTGAAGTCTTTGAAGGCGAATTAAATGAATCTAATGTGGAAAAAATCATTGAAGATAGTGACTTAGTAATTGATGCCCTGGACAATCTAGTTTCCCGGATTATTCTAAACCGTCAAGCTAGAGAACTTGAGATTCCATTCATTCACGGGGCTATTCACGGCACCATGGGACAATTATGTGTTTTTAATAACGAAACACCATCTTACGAAGAATTATTTAAATTACCATCACAAAATAAAGAATTGAGTCCAGAAGTCATTGCAGAAGTCCTTAAATTAAGTCAAGACATTCCTCCTGTTTTAGGGCCAGTACCCAACATAGTTGGTTGCTTGCAGGCCTCTGAGGCATTTAAGATCATTACAGGAAAAGGAAAAGTCATTCTGGCCCCGAAGGTTTTGAATTTTGATTTAATGCGTGGAGAACCATTTTCGATGATTGAATTATAA